ACATTCTATTAAATGGCTTTAAGTAGATGTTCCACTTTTCATAAGCACTTCTTACTTTTGATCGATATACTTTACCTGCTGTTTTGCAAGCAGGACACCTATGTAAATTGGATGCCATTTATGATACAAATAACAATTGAATAAATTATTTACAATATTGATTTATTATATGAAATTATAGCTGCTTGACTAATTTTTAACATACTATTCATATCTATATCTTGTTCAACATTCAACCAGTTTTTCTTTACAAAATTTGTTGAAAAGTTTCCAGAAACAAAATCTTCATGATTGAGAACATATTTACAAAATGGAATTGTTGTTTTGATTCCAGCAATATGAAAATCATTTAAAGCTTTTTTAGAAAGTTCAATTGCAGTTTCTCTATTTTCACCCCAACAAATTAATTTTGCTAACATTGGATCATAATAAGGAGTTACATCTAATCCTTTATATAAAGAACTATCCACTCTAATATTTTCTCCAACAGGTTCAATTAAATCACGAATTAAACCTATACTTGGCATGAAATTTTGATAAACGTCTTCTGCACAAATTCTACATTCTATTGCATGACCATTTATTATCAAATCTTTTTGCTTGACTGAAATTTCTTCACCCATTGCTACCAATAGTTGTTCTTTAACAAGATCTATTCCAGTAACCATTTCAGATACAGGGTGTTCTACTTGCAATCTAGTATTAACTTCAAGAAAATAAAAACTTCCATCAGTATCCAACAAAAACTCTAATGTACCAGCATTATAATAATTAGCTCCTTTAATCAACCTTTGAGCACACTCTATCATTTTAGCTCGAGTATCTGGTGTTAGAATAACTGAAGGAGCTTCTTCAATTACTTTTTGATGTCTTCTCTGAATTGAACATTCCCTCTCACCTAAAATTAAGACATTACCTAATTTATCTGCAATTACTTGGAGTTCAATGTGCCTAGGTTCTGTAATATATCTTTCTATAAAAACTTCATCACTCCCGAATGATGACAATGACTCGGATTGAGCCATTTTAAGTGAAACCTCAAGTTCATCTTCATTTTCAACTACTCTCATTCCCTTTCCCCCACCTCCAGCTGCGGCTTTTAATAAAATGGGAAAGTTAATATTATTTGCTATTTCTATTGCCTCTTTAAAAGAATTTACTCCTCTAGTTGTTCCAGGAAGTACTGGTACATCGTTTTCTATTGCTAATAATCGTGCGTTTGTTTTACTTCCTAAATGATCTATAGCTTCAGGGCTTGGTCCAATAAAATTAATATTAGAATCTAAGCATAATTGTGCAAATTCTGCATTTTCACTTAAAAAACCGTATCCTGGATGAATAGCATCGCAACCTGTTTTTTTTGCTATTGATAAAATCTTTTCTGATTGTAAGTATGTTTCTCTAGAAGTTATTCCTGGCAATCTATATGATTCGTCAGCTTCTTGGACATATAATGATTGAGTATCAGGGTCTGAATAAACTGCTACAGTTTTGATACCCATTGAAAGAGCAGATTTAATTACTCTTCTTGCTATTTCACCTCTATTAGCAATTAATATTTTTTTCACTAAATCTTTCTTTTATTGTTTTGAAAATTTAAGTTCCAAAAATAAGAAAAGATTGTTACTTATTAGTTTGATGAATTTACAATGTTGAAAAATATTGATTCAAATTTTTATTGATATTAATATTTCAATTTATCATTTATAATTTAACCTATGTTAAATTTTGTAGAACAGTGATTTTATTTTGGTTGTTTATTTGAATTTCAAAGTTTGAATTAAACAATTTATGTAATACATTTTTTGTAATTACATTATTTGGTTCTCCTTGTGAAATTATCTCTCCATTATGTAAAGCTATTATATTCTCACAAAAAGATGATGCAAAATTTATATCATGGAATGAGGCAATTACTTTAATATTTTTTTTTTTGCAAAGAATCTGGATATTTTTAAATATCTCTTTTTGATAAAATGGGTCTAAATGAGTTAAAGGCTCATCAAGAACAATTAATTTAGTTTCCTGAGCTAATGCCTTTGCAATCATAACTCTTTGTAATTCACCTCCAGATATTTTTTTTATGCTTAACTCCTTAAGTTTATGAATATCAGTTAATATCATACATTCTTCACAAACTGATTCATCAAATTCAGTTGTATTTTTATACCACAAGTTATATGGTAATCTTCCAAGTAAAACAGTTTGATATACTGTAAAATCAAAAACTGGAATATATGTTTGAGGAGTAAATGTTACTAATTTAGATTTAGTTGAATTATTCATATTCAACAAATTATTTCCATTGATTTCAATTAAGCCATTATCGAAATTTAAGAGTCCAGATATAATTTTTAACAAAGTTGTTTTTCCAGATCCGTTCGGACCAATTACTCCAGTGATTAAACCACTTTCTATCTTGAATGTTATGTTCTTTAATTCAAATCTTGAATCAATTTTACTATTTAAGAATTCAACATTTAATATATTACTCATTTTATTCTTTTTCTACTAAAATCTTACCTGTTAAAATTGAATTCCCATCATGTAGACGATAAAAATAAACTCCATTTGCTAACTCATTAATTTTAGTTTCAATTTTATTTTTCCCTATAAAAATACTAAGATTTTTGTTTAGTATAACTTCACCAGAAATATTACAAATCTCCAAAAATGGATTCGATTTTTTTGTAGAATTAAGTTCAAATACAATAATAGATTTGTCTTTTATATAACAGATTAAAGAATCCCTAGAAAAAGAATTATCATTGTTCACACCGATTAAAAATTTATATTTTTCACGTGCATTTTTTGAAATATTAATAAGAGAATCAGCATCATTAGTAATAATTATTGCAAAAGCAAATTCTTTGGTTTCACCTGCATTTAGGTCTTCCCCTCCTCCTCCAATTACAACACTCATGTCACCAGAAACATCCGAAATTAATGAAGTGCCTGATGATAGATAATCCCATTTTCTATTTTGTGGAAAGGGCTTAATTCCATTATTTGGATTTAAGTTTTCTATACCTGAGAAATTTAATTTTTGATTAGATAATAATATTGTTCCAGCATACAATTTCCTTGTAGTGTTATCAAACATATAACCTATGTTATTGATTAGATCATATTCTACTTTATCATTATTATTGATATTAAGATCCCAATCCAAATACAATCCACAGTGTAAATTAAATAATTTGGTTTTATTATTATTTTGAACTTTATATATTAGGAATAACACATCTTTCAATTCCTGAGATTTATATTCAATTGTATTCAATTCTACATTTACTCCAACTCTTAATAACTCATCAACAAATGAATCATTAAATTTTGAAATACCAATTTGTTTATTAATATCAGTTGTTAATCTATATGGTTGAGTTGTATAAAAATCAGATTCTATTCCATCACTTTTAAATCCCCTTCTTACAACATCTGAAAGTTTAGTATCTGAAACCCCTATCATTAAACCAGAATGGTATAATAAATCTGATCCAAAATTTTTGTGTGTCAAACCTTCGCCTCCACCTCTAGATAAATCTGTGTATGCAATATTCCCTTTACTATTAACTGCTGCAACAATATTGTTTAAATTAGTGACTGAATATGATGGAGATACATTTTGAATTATGTATTGTGTATTGCTAATATCATCAGTTTTAATAACTACTTTTAAAACTAATTCTTCATCAATTTTAAAACTTTGAGGAATTTTAAAATTAAAACTATCTGAAACAGAAAAACTTTCACTTGTTTTTAAAGGACCATGCTTGA
Above is a window of Chlorobiota bacterium DNA encoding:
- a CDS encoding acetyl-CoA carboxylase biotin carboxylase subunit; the encoded protein is MKKILIANRGEIARRVIKSALSMGIKTVAVYSDPDTQSLYVQEADESYRLPGITSRETYLQSEKILSIAKKTGCDAIHPGYGFLSENAEFAQLCLDSNINFIGPSPEAIDHLGSKTNARLLAIENDVPVLPGTTRGVNSFKEAIEIANNINFPILLKAAAGGGGKGMRVVENEDELEVSLKMAQSESLSSFGSDEVFIERYITEPRHIELQVIADKLGNVLILGERECSIQRRHQKVIEEAPSVILTPDTRAKMIECAQRLIKGANYYNAGTLEFLLDTDGSFYFLEVNTRLQVEHPVSEMVTGIDLVKEQLLVAMGEEISVKQKDLIINGHAIECRICAEDVYQNFMPSIGLIRDLIEPVGENIRVDSSLYKGLDVTPYYDPMLAKLICWGENRETAIELSKKALNDFHIAGIKTTIPFCKYVLNHEDFVSGNFSTNFVKKNWLNVEQDIDMNSMLKISQAAIISYNKSIL
- a CDS encoding ABC transporter ATP-binding protein, producing MSNILNVEFLNSKIDSRFELKNITFKIESGLITGVIGPNGSGKTTLLKIISGLLNFDNGLIEINGNNLLNMNNSTKSKLVTFTPQTYIPVFDFTVYQTVLLGRLPYNLWYKNTTEFDESVCEECMILTDIHKLKELSIKKISGGELQRVMIAKALAQETKLIVLDEPLTHLDPFYQKEIFKNIQILCKKKNIKVIASFHDINFASSFCENIIALHNGEIISQGEPNNVITKNVLHKLFNSNFEIQINNQNKITVLQNLT